Below is a genomic region from Polluticoccus soli.
CAAGCAACCTGGGCCCGTGGCCAGCGTGTGTATTCAATGCAATTGAATACCGTGGCAACAGGATCGTATTTTGTAAGGTCGAGTGTAGGTGAGGAAATTCAGATGCAGCGACTGGTAATAGAATAATAAGCATTGGGGTCCAAGTAAATACTTGGACCATTTTTTTTGAAAGGATTCACACCGAGTCCCTATTCCGGGGACTCGGCTGCGACGGATTTCTTTTCTCTTACAAAAACCTGCTTTTCCCAGAAGTTAGGTGTAAAGGTTTCGAGATTTCCGTCAGCTCTTTTTATAGCACCAAAATCGCTAATAATATTCCAATCAGAGGTCGGGTGCATTAACCACTCAGATGGTATGTTCAACTTAACAATGAACTTCTTATTGTTACCTACCACGTATCGGAAGTTCTGCTCAAAAATACGCTCCAGCGAAAATAGAACGATGGAATCAGCGTCCTGCGGAAACTGTTGTGTTACATAACTGGTGTCGGAAAAACGATCATCCAACAGTCGCGGATCTCCGAGCAGTAGGTTTTGCAGATCGATCTTATGAGTGACGTTCACATTATACTTGTCAAAAACAACAACGCTAACACTATCATCCCCCTTGTCCGACGTAATGACCGTATCGATCAGCTTAAAAGTTTTGTTGTTGAACGGGGTAAAATAAACAGTGTCGTTTGACAGACGCCATTTGCCAAACGATATGTGAGATGTTTCTTCACAACCGGATTCATACGCATAGCTGTTGTCGTTATAGATATCTATTGTTCCTGTACACAACCCGAAACGTGGTGAGCTATAGTAACGCAGTGCACGTGGCTTCTGAGCCAAAGCTATTTGGGAAAGAAATAATAGGATTACAACAACTGCATGCCTCATGACACATGAAGATATGTGTTTATTCTCCGAGTCGCTGTGCAGTAGACACTGCAGAATGGAAAAGTTTTTTATTCAGATATTTTAATACTTATCACACACTCACGAGTATATCCACGCTTAAACTTTTGCAGTACGTAACTTAGTTCAACCTCTTTGCCTACTACATATTGATCATCAATTCCCCTTCGCTCCCATTCGGTTGTATTATTGCCATCTGAAATATCGAACATAGGAAAGTCGTTGTGGCCGGTCATATATACTTTTGATATCTTGCCTGTAATGACATGCGTTGGGATCATCCCGTTTTCAATTGCTTCAAACCATTGAGCGCTGCCATAAAGCAACCCATTCTCCATTTTTAAACCGACACGAAAATCCGGATGAAGCGAAGCCGCCTGGACTGCTTTGATGTGCTGGCTGTCGTTTCTTAGGTTGTATGTTTCTTTTAACTGCTCCATATCATTTGTAGTTAGCCATTGAGAAGGCTAACCAGGGACGGAAATTACCGATTCCTGGTTTATGTGTTAAGCGCAGCATCACTTAAATCAAAAAATCAAACTCAGGTCTCTGACCGGCGGTAAAGCAATGCAGCTCCATTACCGCACCACTGCCAGACGAAGTCTTTCGTTTTTATTGGAAGATTTAAGTCTCCCGGTAGAAGACTTAAACCAGTTTGGGGAGCAAGTAAATACTTGGACCAGTGGGGAGAGAAGTTCTTTCGCCGTCGAATATTTTCCTCCACCATTGTTGGTGAAGAATACCAACAACGGCGGAGTACAGTACTATAATTTCTCATACCAATCCAGCGCGTAATCTGCCACTTTTTCCCAGCCTGGTTCACCGCAAATGAAATGGCTTTTTTCATCGTATATCTTCAGATCAACTTTGCTGTCGCCATCTTTATATTTATTCGCAATAGTTGTGGTAAGTGCTGCCGGAAATATATGGTCCTTTCCACCACCTATAAATAATAGTGGTTGGTGCGGCTTGTGAAAATCTATGTTAGAAAAGGAATTCAGCACTAGCTGACGGCTCACTTTATAACTTTCAGGTACAGCAAATTTTTCAAATGCTTTTCCTCTTTCGGCTTGGGGAGTTGTGTTGAAGAATGCGTAGTTAAACCATTCCCGGCTTCCCAAAAAATATTCTTTAGACGAAAAAAAACCGAACGCAGGCAATACCGTTTTAAGTGTTTGAAAAGGTGGAAAAACATTTTTGGGAGGTGCACCGTCTATGCTTACTCCTGCCGCTGCTTTCCCCAATTCTATCAATTTCAGAACCACCATTCCCGCCATAGAGTGGCCTATTACCAAAGGCTTTTCAGGAAGCGTGTCAATTAAGCTGCTGATATTATTTACCACATCTATGAAACCAGATTTGACCAGGTCAGGATGTACCTTTTTGCGTAGTTCAGACGGCACTCCTTCGTGTCCCGGGTTAGCAGGTGTATAAACTTTATAACCCTTCGCTTCGTAGTGTTTTTTCCACTCTGCCCAGGTTAGGTCATTTATAAAGTTTCCGTGGATGAGGACAATAGTTTTTGATTTCATTGTAAATGGTTTTTATAGTTGTTTTAGGTGTTGGTAGTTTCAGTGAAAATATACTGAAATAATAAATAGGATATGCGGTCCAGCTTGCGCAACGCTTTCTCTCAAACCGGCCTAAGCGTCCCGATCAGACCTATTGCGATCATTACAGACGTTATCGTTCATACGCATAGAAATCATCAAACACAACTTCGCTACTCTGCACAGCTTTTTCGGCTAGTTGTTTGTAGGTATCATTATCATCCTCGTCCTCCCACTCCATGTCTACATCATAAAGGCTTACAAACTCTACGGCATCTATTTCGATATGCAGTTTACCTAACTCGGCTTCCACCGCAGCTAAAAACTCACGCACATCCTGCGCCACGAAAAACGCATACACTAGCCCACCTTTAAGTTTAGCGTATTGCTTGTGCTTTTTAGTGTAGCTGTATTCTATACTTCCCCAGTACAGTTGGCTATCGCGGATAGTTGCTGTTCTTTGTGCCATTGACGGTATTATTATAGTGTAGTCCCTCTATATACTTTAATATCAAAAAGATCAGAGCGATTCTCCTCTACGATTTCCTTCAATATTTTTTCATCGGTACTTAAAAAATCAATGCAGCTGTGATGGGATACCTTTATAACAAATGCTATATGCGCAGACGAAATATCCAGGTCAGTGTACAACGATCTCTCTTCTTTAAACATTTTAGTCGGGTAGAGAATTGTATCCTGGGCGAATTTCAAGAGCTCATCCCTTGTGAAGACCACTGCACCTGTGTATGAATTTGGAATTCCGTGTAGTTTAAACAACGTCCGTAAAGAGGGCAGCGTATTTTCAGTATTCGGAAACCATACATGAAACGGATAATCATGATTTACTACCCATGAATTGCCCACATCAATCTTCTCAACTACTTTTTCAAATAGTGGCAGGAAAATCCTAAGAAACTCTGTTGTATCTACTTCATTGTGATTTAACTGAAATGAGACACCAAACCATTTAGAAATAAATCGAACGTTACCGCGCAGATATTTATTATACTCTTTGCGATTGTAAAAAAGCACTTTTGAAACTTTCTTTTTAAATTCTACCATACTGGTCTAAGCGTCCCGCTTAGACCCAAGATAGCACAAGCGTCACGCTCCGCCAAACCTCTCTGGTTTAAGTGTTAAACACAGCGTCACTTAAATCAAAATCAATCGCAGGCCTCTGACCGGCAGAAAAGCAATGCAGCCCCATTGTCGCGCTACTGCCAGACGGAGTCTTTCGTTTATTGGAAGATTTAAGTCTTCCGGTGGAAGACTTAAACCAGTTAGGGGGCTGCATTCTCGCGCCAACGAGGGGTGTTACCTGCCCGCATTAAAAAAGAATACAAGCAAACCAAACAGGATGCCCAGTACAAAATTTATCCCTATCATTTTAAGTGTAAAGTCTGTCAACCTCTTTATCCATTCATGTTTGGGCTTAACTGTCTTATTATATGGACTAAACCAGGTGATGCCGGGTATTACAATTGGAAATGGGTCTTTATTATAGATCATTTCTAAAAAGTAATAGCCCAGAAAATGTACTATCCATGACAGCCCAAATGTTGTAGCAAACACAGCTACGACTACATCCATTATTATCTCTCCCACTGTGTATGTAAAGTTATCCTGGTATTAACAAATGTCATTGTGGATGTTCTTTTCAATGGCGAACCTGTCTGTTTTATAATTTCCCGAAAATAATACAAGTAATCACCTTCGCCAAACTTACTAAATTATCGTATATTTGCTATAGAAAAACTAAGACAATGAAACACCCTACCACCTTCCCGCAAACATTCTCCTGGCAACAAAATCAACCCACTTTTAAAATCCTCCCCAATTCGACAACAAACGGCAACAAAAACGACCGATTTCGGCTGTTATCCGTCAAATAACTAACAAAAATAAACAACACATCTACTTAACCACTATTTGAAGCTGTGCAGGGTTTAACCTATTAATCACACGGCCGCTGTCTTTTATCCACATATTAAACGTACCTTTGCGGCTTATTATATAAAAGTTCTTTAATTAATGATCACATTTTCGAGCCTCTCCCTGAGAGAGGAATTAACTCGTGCCGTAGAGGAACTGGGTTTTGAAACCCCGACCCCTATTCAGCAAAAAGTAATCCCCCATCTGTTATCTCAACCAACTGATATAATCGGCCTGGCTCAAACAGGCACCGGCAAAACCGCCGCTTTTGGACTTCCGCTACTGCACCATACCGACGTTGCACAAAGACACGTGCAAGCCCTGGTTCTCAGTCCTACACGCGAACTGTGTATGCAGATCCAGGAAGAATTTAAAAAATATGGCAAACACATGCGTGGCCTTAAAACCACAGCTGTGTACGGAGGCGTGCCCATTAGTGGCCAGATCCGTGAGGTGAAAGCCGGCCCTCAAATAATAGTGGCCACACCCGGCCGCCTGATAGACCTGCTGGAGCGTAAAGCGCTTTCGTTGGACCAGGTTCAGTACTTAGTGCTGGACGAGGCCGATGAGATGCTGAACATGGGCTTCCGCGAGGATATCGAGTTCATCCTGAAAAACACGCCTGAGCGCGAGTTTACCTGGTTGTTCTCAGCTACCATGAACAACGATGTGCGTAACATCGCCAAGCGTTTCATGAATAACTGGAAAGAGCACTCGGTAGCTGCCGCTAACGTTACTAACGAGAACATCGACCACCAATACTACGTTACCAACCACCACAACCGCTTCGAGACCCTGCGCCGCCTGCTCGATTTTACACCGGGTATATATGGTATCATCTTTACCCGCACCAAGCAGGATTGCCAGGACACGTCTGAAAAGCTGATGCGCATGGGCTACCATGTTAGTCCGCTGCACGGCGATATGGACCAGAAGATGCGCAGCAAGGTGATGGAACGCTTCAAGAGCAAGGCACTGCAGGCGATAGTAGCTACCGACGTAGCTGCCCGCGGTATCGACGTTAACGACATCACGCACGTTATCAACTACGAGTTGCCGGATGATCCTGAAGTGTACACACACCGTAGCGGCCGTACAGGCCGTGCGGGCAAGTCGGGCATCTGTATGTCGATAGTTAGCCCCAAAGAAATTTCAAACATTCGCCAGATAGAACGCATCGTTAAAGCCCGCTTCCACCGCAGCGATATTCCTGATGGTGCTGAAGTAGTGCGCAAGCGCCTGTTCCACTACCTGGAGCAAATAGAAACAGCTAAACCAAAAGGCGATTTCGCAGCAGTTTACCAGCAGTCCATCCACGAGCGTTTCGACGAAATGGATAAAGATGAACTGATACGCCGCCTGATATGGCTACAGCTGAAAGAGACCATCGATGCCTACCAGGATGCCGAAGACCTGAACGCAGGTTATGAGAATAAAGGAAGTAAGGGAGCAGCAAGTGGCCGTTCTTCAGTACGCCTGTTCATCAACCTGGGTATGAAAGATGGTATCACCAGCGCTGAAAAACTCCTGAACTTCATTACCGAGTCTACCGATATCGAACCGGGACTGGTTGACCGCATTACCGTTCGCGACCTGAGTAGCTTCTTTAATGTAAGCTCCAGCGCGGCCGAATTTATCGTAGCTACTCTTTCGGCCAAGAAATTCAAAGGCCGCAAGGTGCGCCTCGAAGAGGCCGAGCAACGCAGCGACCGTGGCGACAGGCCTGAACGTAGCGGCGGCGGAAGCCGTGGCGGCTATGGCGGCGGCAGGTCGTATGGCGGTGGTGGTCGTGGCGAAGGCGGTGGCCGTGGTGGCGACCGCGGAAGCTATGGTTCACGCGACGGCAGAGGTGGTGCAAAAGGCTCAGGTAGAAGATATTAGGTCAAATCCTAATAAAGAACTTGGCCGTTTGGGCTTTTAACAGTATTTTGCAACCAAATTTGAACGTGTATGAGGCTATTGGTACTTACTTTAATGTTCGCCGCAGGCAGCTTGAGCTCAAAAGCTCAGCAGGTTTGTGACGAACCTGCAACAGAAGCGGTAAAGACCGCTACTGCTGAGAAGAAAGGCTTAGCGAGCTACTACCACGACAAGTTTGAAGGACGCCAGACCGCTACAGGTGAGGTTTTTGACAATGATCGCTTTACAGCAGCCAGCAACCAATTCAAGCTCGGCTCTTATGTAAAAGTTACCAACCTTACCAACGGAGAGGTCATTTATGTTCGCATCAACGACCGCATGGCTAAGTCTAACACCCGTGTGATAGACCTGACCAGCCTGGCTGCCAAAAAACTGGAGTTCCACAAGAAAGGAATTACCAAAGTCAAGGTAGAGATCGTACCTGCTTCGGAGGCTAAACCTGCAATACTGGCCCAGCGTAAAGAGGCCGGCCTACAGGAAAGCCAACTTTAAAAGACGGATTAACACACAACATTATTCAGAGCTCCCAAACGGGGGCTCTGTCTTTTTTAGGCCTCAAGACCACTAAGATCAATCTTGTGATTTTTTCACTATAAAGGGAAGCACTACACCCTGGCCCAGGATGGTAAAAAGTATAACCAGCGTAGTTATAAATATGATCTCAGACCTCAACGGGAACACCTCACCATTCGGAAGGGTCTTTGGCAGGGCAATTGCTATAGCCAGTGAAACGATGCCACGCATCCCCGACCAGCTGATGATCAGGCTTTCGCGAGCACTCAGCATGAGCGTTTCGGAAAAATCGATGCCCCTGTTTTTGAATTTGGGGTGCTGCTGGGCGAGTTGCAACGACTTACGCATTTGAAACACCCTGACCGTACGCACTACCAGCGCCGTGATTGTAAGGAGCAAAGCTACGCCTGTGTACTGCCAGATCATGCTGCTCTCGATGGCATTGACCACCACCGGCACTTCAAGGCCAAGCATGATGAAGATAAAACCATTCAGAAGAAAGGCTATTAGCTGCCAGATCGTTTCAGACTCATTTTTTATCAGCTCCGGAAAGTTCTTCCTGCTGAAAAGGGACATTACGAGGCCCAACACCACCACCGCTATCACCCCCGAAAACTCAAACTCTTCTGCTACTATATATGCAATGAAAGGAGACAGCAACAGAACACTCAAAATGGCCAGGGAGTTGTTTTTCACCAACCGTAAAACCCGTGAGACAAGGAACCCCATCACAAAACCAACTACGGCTCCCCCCGCCAGTAGTACAAGAAAAGTAAGGGTGGCTTTCCAAAAAATGAAGGCTGTACCCGCCACGGCGCCTACGGCGAAACGATAGGCAACCAGGGCCGATGCATCGTTCAACAAACTTTCGCCTTCAAGTATGACTCTAGTTTTATGCGGCAGGTCCAGGTTTTTGGTGATACTCATTGCCGCTACAGCATCAGTCGCGGCCAGTATAGCCCCAAGCACAAAGGCGAGCGGCCAGGTCATCCCGGGAATCAGGTAATATGATACGACAGCGATGCAGCCTGTAGTTAAAAACACCAGCCCGAAAGCCATCGAACTAATAGTTCTGAAATGTTCTTTGAAATCCCTGATGGGAATATTAAAAGCGGCCTCATATAAAAGGGGCGGTAAAAAGAGGAGAAATATTATCTCCGGCTCAATTTCTATTTTATTCATCCCCGGGATAAAGCCTATGGCGATACCCATCACGATCAGCAATATTGGGGATGCCACCCTGATCTGCTCCGCCAGGGCTGAAAGGATGATCATAGCCCCGAGGATAGCTAATATGGTTGTGTAATGCTCCATAAACCAGGCTTTACTAAGCCGACGTTTGAAACAGGAAAGATATACCAAACATAATAGCTTTTTATCTGAGGAGAAATCGAACCTTCTGTACGCATATACATTTCACATATGCAACTATCCCTCAAAGCTATGTTAAGGGAATTGGGGGCTATATATCCTCACAATGCTGAAAATCAACCACTTACATACAAAAATCACCCCAAACCGGGCAGTTTGGTTCACACCGTTTTAACTGGACATATTAGTTTTTAGATTTATGCCGACTTGGTTAAGAGCCTATTTGGGGGGACCTTTGCTGTTCACAAAACGATAGAGAGTATGAGGAAGTTTGTAATGAGTATGATGATCGTTGTTGCGGGTCTTAGCATGAATCTCAACGCTGAAGCACAAAGCAGGAAAATAACCAATCCAGCGCAAGCGAACGGAATTGCCAGCTATTACCATAATAAATTTGAAGGTCGCCAAACCTCTACCGGCGAGATCTTCGACCAGGATAAGTTCACCGCAGCTAGCAATACCCTGAAACTGGGTACCTATGCCAAAGTAACAAACCTGAGCAATGGAGAAGTAGTATATGTGCGTATCAACGATCGTATGAACGCTGCTAATAAACGTTTGATAGACCTTACCAGCCAGGCCGCTACAAGCCTGAGGTTTAAGCAGAAAGGCATCACCAACGTACGTGTAGAACGTGTAAGTGCTGAAGAGGCACGCCCACAACTGCTGGCGCAGGAAAGGGAAGTAGCACGTGGCAACAAGCTATAATTTTTGTTCCATACAGATTTAAGAGTGGGCTCCCTTCGGGGGGCCTTTTCTTTTTGCTTAACTTGCCGTATGATCCTTGGCTCCATATATATTGATCAAAGCGAAGGCCGCGGCAACGGCGTCTTCACCAGTGAAGACATAGCAGCCGATACCATCGTCGAGCTCTCCCCGGTTATAGTAATGACGGAGAAAGAACGCAAACTGCTGGACCAGACATTACTGCACGACTATATATTTGAATGGACACCCAAAGGGATGGTTATGTGCTGCATGGCACAGGGGTATATCTCAGTGTACAATCATTCGTATGAATCCAACTGCGAATATTTCATGAATTATGATGATAATACCATCATGATCAGATCGGTGCGGCATATTGAACCGGGCGAAGAACTCACCATTAATTATAATGGCGACTGGAATGATGATAAGACGGTTTGGTTTGAGACTATTTAATGACCTTTGTTCACATCTAAACTAATCCACTATGGCCTGGGAAGAAAAAGACAACGCCCTCTACCAAAGTTTTACTTTCAAAGATTTCTCAGAAGCGTTCGCCTTCATGACCCGCGTGGCGCTGATAGCCGAAAAACAAAACCACCATCCCCGCTGGACCAATGTCTGGAACAAGGTAGAAGTGTGGCTCAACACCCACGATGCCGGTGATGTAGTAACGGATAGGGATAGAAAGCTAGCGCAGTCAATCGACAAGCTTACCGCTAATTAGTTTACTCTAAACACCGGATACCTCATATGTCCCGCCTCATAGTGCGGCGAACAGCGGTATACAAACTCTAGTTGCGCTTCAGCATCGTTAGCAAAAGCCGTATCTGCGGCACACCTTTGTTTTAACCGGGCTGCTAGCACCGGATCTTTTTTCAGCATTTCACCGGCTTCGTCTTCAAACACGTAGTCACTGAAATATTCCTTCTGCTGCAGTATGGCATCAAAGAATCCCCAGGCAAAGAAGGCATCAGGAGCAGTTGGTTCCAGCGTTTCTATTAAATAGCGCTTAGCTTTTTGATCCATCGGAATGATGTAATCGCCTCTCATCATTCTCACCTTCTTCATTTCATTTGCGGCCTGCACATTGCTGTGCTGGTAGTGGCCTTCGTAAGGACGTTTGCCAGTTTCATAGTTGGTGATCGTATATACCTGTACTTCCATCACACTATCACGTTGCAATGGTTGCATTTGAACGTCATTCATCTTCAGCCTTTCAATTACCCTGCCCCATCCTTGTGGTATTACATACGCTCTT
It encodes:
- a CDS encoding 4a-hydroxytetrahydrobiopterin dehydratase, whose translation is MAWEEKDNALYQSFTFKDFSEAFAFMTRVALIAEKQNHHPRWTNVWNKVEVWLNTHDAGDVVTDRDRKLAQSIDKLTAN
- a CDS encoding DEAD/DEAH box helicase, whose product is MITFSSLSLREELTRAVEELGFETPTPIQQKVIPHLLSQPTDIIGLAQTGTGKTAAFGLPLLHHTDVAQRHVQALVLSPTRELCMQIQEEFKKYGKHMRGLKTTAVYGGVPISGQIREVKAGPQIIVATPGRLIDLLERKALSLDQVQYLVLDEADEMLNMGFREDIEFILKNTPEREFTWLFSATMNNDVRNIAKRFMNNWKEHSVAAANVTNENIDHQYYVTNHHNRFETLRRLLDFTPGIYGIIFTRTKQDCQDTSEKLMRMGYHVSPLHGDMDQKMRSKVMERFKSKALQAIVATDVAARGIDVNDITHVINYELPDDPEVYTHRSGRTGRAGKSGICMSIVSPKEISNIRQIERIVKARFHRSDIPDGAEVVRKRLFHYLEQIETAKPKGDFAAVYQQSIHERFDEMDKDELIRRLIWLQLKETIDAYQDAEDLNAGYENKGSKGAASGRSSVRLFINLGMKDGITSAEKLLNFITESTDIEPGLVDRITVRDLSSFFNVSSSAAEFIVATLSAKKFKGRKVRLEEAEQRSDRGDRPERSGGGSRGGYGGGRSYGGGGRGEGGGRGGDRGSYGSRDGRGGAKGSGRRY
- a CDS encoding SET domain-containing protein-lysine N-methyltransferase, which translates into the protein MILGSIYIDQSEGRGNGVFTSEDIAADTIVELSPVIVMTEKERKLLDQTLLHDYIFEWTPKGMVMCCMAQGYISVYNHSYESNCEYFMNYDDNTIMIRSVRHIEPGEELTINYNGDWNDDKTVWFETI
- a CDS encoding septal ring lytic transglycosylase RlpA family protein, whose amino-acid sequence is MRLLVLTLMFAAGSLSSKAQQVCDEPATEAVKTATAEKKGLASYYHDKFEGRQTATGEVFDNDRFTAASNQFKLGSYVKVTNLTNGEVIYVRINDRMAKSNTRVIDLTSLAAKKLEFHKKGITKVKVEIVPASEAKPAILAQRKEAGLQESQL
- a CDS encoding septal ring lytic transglycosylase RlpA family protein, yielding MRKFVMSMMIVVAGLSMNLNAEAQSRKITNPAQANGIASYYHNKFEGRQTSTGEIFDQDKFTAASNTLKLGTYAKVTNLSNGEVVYVRINDRMNAANKRLIDLTSQAATSLRFKQKGITNVRVERVSAEEARPQLLAQEREVARGNKL
- a CDS encoding alpha/beta hydrolase translates to MKSKTIVLIHGNFINDLTWAEWKKHYEAKGYKVYTPANPGHEGVPSELRKKVHPDLVKSGFIDVVNNISSLIDTLPEKPLVIGHSMAGMVVLKLIELGKAAAGVSIDGAPPKNVFPPFQTLKTVLPAFGFFSSKEYFLGSREWFNYAFFNTTPQAERGKAFEKFAVPESYKVSRQLVLNSFSNIDFHKPHQPLLFIGGGKDHIFPAALTTTIANKYKDGDSKVDLKIYDEKSHFICGEPGWEKVADYALDWYEKL
- a CDS encoding Na+/H+ antiporter; translated protein: MEHYTTILAILGAMIILSALAEQIRVASPILLIVMGIAIGFIPGMNKIEIEPEIIFLLFLPPLLYEAAFNIPIRDFKEHFRTISSMAFGLVFLTTGCIAVVSYYLIPGMTWPLAFVLGAILAATDAVAAMSITKNLDLPHKTRVILEGESLLNDASALVAYRFAVGAVAGTAFIFWKATLTFLVLLAGGAVVGFVMGFLVSRVLRLVKNNSLAILSVLLLSPFIAYIVAEEFEFSGVIAVVVLGLVMSLFSRKNFPELIKNESETIWQLIAFLLNGFIFIMLGLEVPVVVNAIESSMIWQYTGVALLLTITALVVRTVRVFQMRKSLQLAQQHPKFKNRGIDFSETLMLSARESLIISWSGMRGIVSLAIAIALPKTLPNGEVFPLRSEIIFITTLVILFTILGQGVVLPFIVKKSQD